aaataatgaattagcagatgatgaaaaaaaatcccaGGTATCCTCTGTATCTAGCAATAACAGTGGCACAGAGAGCTCCGCAACGGACGAAGCATTCAGCATGACCATTCGTCAAAGGTACATGGGTATAAAGCCTCCTgtggtaaaaaaaagaagaagaaatgctgataaaaaatttgtatttgATTGGGACGCCACAGACGATACCATGAAGGATGCGGAAACCTCGGCATCACCTGAGGCTACAATTGCTGTATTTGGAAGGGGGAAATTAGGCGGATTTGATGACCAGTCGATTCGAAAAGCGAAAAGTAATTCTGGTTTGATTCAGCGTTTGCTTCAAGGAACGGAGCAGGATAAGGCTCGCGCACACGAGTTGATTCAGCTTCAAGAAAAACGagccaaaaaaatagattGGGACGATGTGCCATGGAGGGAAAAGCCATTGGAAGCCATGAAACCCAGAGACTGGAGAATCCTCAAGGAAGATTATAATATATCCATTAAAGGGGATGATTTACCAAATCCTTTAAGAAATTGGGAAGAAGCAGGCTTACCAAGTGAGATGCTTaaagttttgaagaaagTTAACTATAAAGAACCAAGTTCTATTCAAAGGGCAGCCATACCTGTTTTACTACAGCGTAAAGATTTAATTGGAATTGCCGAAACTGGTAGTGGTAAGACTGCCGCCTTTATAATCCCTCTCATAATTGCCATATCAAAATTGCCCCCATTAACCGAATCAAACATGCATCTTGGCCCATATGCTGTAGTTTTAGCACCAACACGTGAATTGGCCCAGCAAATTCAAGTGGAAGGCAACAAGTTTGCGGAACCTTTGGGTTTCCGGTGTGTTTCTGTCGTTGGTGGTCATGCTTTTGAAGAGCAATCATTTCAAATGAGTCAAGGTGCTCATATAGTTGTAGCTACTCCTGGTCGTCTTCTTGATTGTCTTGAAAGACGGCTATTTGTTCTCAGCCAATGCACTTATGTTGTAATGGACGAGGCGGATAGGATGCTTGACATGGGATTTGAAGATgatgttaataaaattttgtcaTCACTCCCTTCCTC
Above is a genomic segment from Schizosaccharomyces pombe strain 972h- genome assembly, chromosome: III containing:
- the prp28 gene encoding U5 snRNP-associated protein Prp28, with amino-acid sequence MTAQDSIPSLEQLVQQKRVKEEKAARPKFLSKAERARLALERRQKEVEEAKAKQNDKLLDLRKRTFTNHLENNELADDEKKSQVSSVSSNNSGTESSATDEAFSMTIRQRYMGIKPPVVKKRRRNADKKFVFDWDATDDTMKDAETSASPEATIAVFGRGKLGGFDDQSIRKAKSNSGLIQRLLQGTEQDKARAHELIQLQEKRAKKIDWDDVPWREKPLEAMKPRDWRILKEDYNISIKGDDLPNPLRNWEEAGLPSEMLKVLKKVNYKEPSSIQRAAIPVLLQRKDLIGIAETGSGKTAAFIIPLIIAISKLPPLTESNMHLGPYAVVLAPTRELAQQIQVEGNKFAEPLGFRCVSVVGGHAFEEQSFQMSQGAHIVVATPGRLLDCLERRLFVLSQCTYVVMDEADRMLDMGFEDDVNKILSSLPSSNASEKDGSILATANSSSSRRQTIMFSATLPPRVANLAKSYLIEPVMLTIGNIGQAVDRVEQRVEMISDDSKKWRRVEEILESNRFSPPIIIFVNLKRNIEAIAKQLNAIGWHAVTLHGSKSQEQRERAIEQLRNKTADILVATDIAGRGIDIPNVSLVLNYNMAKSIEDYTHRIGRTGRAGKSGTAITFLGPEDTDVYYDLRVLLSRSAKAHIPDELRNHEAAFVRHAAITQ